From the Diceros bicornis minor isolate mBicDic1 chromosome 19, mDicBic1.mat.cur, whole genome shotgun sequence genome, one window contains:
- the SMOX gene encoding spermine oxidase isoform X1, which produces MQSCESSGDSADDPLSRGLRRRGQPRVVVIGAGLAGLAAAKALLEQGFTDVTVLEASSRIGGRVQSVKLGHATFELGATWIHGSHGNPIYHLAEANGLLEETTDGERSVGRISRYSKNGVACYLTNRGRRIPKDVVEEFSDLYNEVYNLTQEFFRHGKPVNAESQNSVGVFTREEVRNRIRDDPDDPEATKRLKLAMIQQYLKVESCESSSHSIDEVSLSAFGEWTEIPGAHHIIPSGFMRVVELLAEGIPAHIIQLGKPVRCVHWDQASARPRGPEIEPRGEGDHNHNTGEGGQGGEEPLGGGRDEDEQWPVVVECEDCEVIPADHVIVTVSLGVLKRQHASFFRPGLPVEKVAAIHRLGIGTTDKIFLEFEEPFWGPECNSLQFVWEDEAESRTLTYPPELWYRKICGFDVLYPPERYGHVLSGWICGEEALVMEKCDDEAVAEICTEMLRQFTGNPNIPKPRRILRSAWGSDPYFRGSYSYTQVGSSGADVEKLAKPLPYTESSKAAPMQVLFSGEATHRKYYSTTHGALLSGQREAARLIEMYRDLFQQGT; this is translated from the exons ATGCAAAGTTGTGAATCCAGTGGCGACAGTGCGGATGACCCTCTCAGTCGTGGCCTACGGAGAAGGGGACAGCCTCGCGTGGTGGTGATTGGTGCCGGCTTGGCTGGCCTGGCTGCAGCCAAAGCGCTTCTGGAGCAGGGCTTCACGGATGTCACTGTGCTTGAGGCTTCCAGCCGCATCGGAGGCCGCGTGCAGAGCGTGAAACTCG GACACGCCACTTTTGAACTGGGAGCCACCTGGATCCATGGCTCCCATGGGAATCCCATCTATCATCTAGCAGAAGCCAATGGCCTCCTGGAAGAGACAACTGATGGGGAGCGCAGTGTGGGCCGCATCAGCCGCTACTCCAAGAATGGCGTGGCCTGCTACCTCACCAACCGTGGTCGCAGGATCCCCAAGGACGTGGTTGAGGAATTCAGCGATTTATACAACGAG GTCTATAACTTGACCCAGGAGTTCTTCCGGCATGGTAAACCAGTCAATGCTGAGAGTCAGAACAGCGTGGGGGTGTTCACCCGGGAGGAGGTGCGCAACCGCATCAGGGATGACCCTGACGACCCGGAGGCCACCAAGCGCCTGAAGCTCGCCATGATCCAGCAGTACCTGAAG GTGGAGAGCTGTGAGAGTAGCTCGCACAGCATAGACGAGGTGTCCCTGAGCGCCTTTGGGGAGTGGACCGAGATCCCTGGCGCCCACCACATCATCCCCTCGGGCTTCATGCGGGTTGTGGAGCTGCTGGCTGAGGGCATCCCTGCCCACATCATCCAGCTGGGGAAACCCGTCCGTTGTGTGCACTGGGACCAGGCCTCGGCCCGCCCCCGGGGCCCTGAGATTGAGCCCCGGGGTGAGGGTGACCATAATCACAACACCGGGGAGGGTGGCCAGGGTGGAGAGGAACCCCTGGGGGGTGGGCGGGATGAGGATGAGCAGTGGCCGGTCGTAGTGGAGTGTGAGGATTGTGAGGTGATCCCGGCGGACCACGTGATCGTGACCGTGTCGCTGGGCGTGCTCAAGAGGCAGCACGCCAGCTTCTTCCGGCCAGGCCTGCCCGTGGAGAAGGTGGCTGCCATCCACCGCCTGGGCATTGGCACCACCGACAAGATCTTTCTGGAATTTGAGGAGCCTTTCTGGGGCCCTGAGTGCAACAGCTTACAGTTTGTATGGGAGGACGAGGCAGAGAGCCGCACCCTCACATACCCTCCCGAGCTCTGGTACCGCAAGATCTGCGGCTTTGATGTCCTCTACCCACCCGAGCGCTACGGCCACGTACTGAGTGGCTGGATCTGTGGGGAGGAGGCCCTCGTCATGGAGAAGTGTGACGACGAGGCAGTGGCCGAGATCTGCACGGAGATGCTGCGGCAGTTCACAG GGAACCCCAACATTCCAAAGCCTCGGCGAATCCTGCGCTCAGCCTGGGGCAGTGACCCCTACTTCCGTGGCTCCTATTCATACACGCAGGTGGGCTCGAGTGGGGCAGACGTGGAGAAGCTGGCGAAGCCCCTGCCGTACACGGAGAGTTCCAAGGCGGCG